A section of the Salvia splendens isolate huo1 unplaced genomic scaffold, SspV2 ctg390, whole genome shotgun sequence genome encodes:
- the LOC121790022 gene encoding myosin-2-like isoform X2, protein MLAVAPSCITRSSLEEMLEALQRRDEIEAQTPPDLPPALPRRAVPRTRLPSFKRRLPVAVSFKADETAGRYEIRGEIAGIEETASDKVGSRKGLDDGKHLHEIAVTLQSYVRGWLARKQFSRLRSIVETGIAISQVQALPLDMLALIVGKLQERVLMAKETLQIKEKESVALREQLAEYEERINQSEEKIKSAEDMWEKRIASLQDLAKSEIQKMKEQVKRKVSFEDEKHDIVGAPSEKLVKLKRMMKAWMKGNKVRLIGSKTKIHSVGHGEADAHPRKWWGNKTNRSNN, encoded by the exons ATGCTAGCTGTAGCGCCGAGCTGTATTACTCGTAGCTCGTTGGAGGAGATGCTCGAGGCTCTCCAGCGAAGAGACGAGATCGAAGCTCAGACGCCGCCGGATCTCCCTCCCGCGCTGCCGCGCCGCGCCGTCCCCCGCACTCGCCTCCCTTCCTTTAAGAGACGGCTTCCTGTGGCTGTGAGCTTTAAAGCTGATGAAACCGCAGGGAGATATGAAATTCGTGGCGAAATTGCGGGAATTGAAGAGACTGCTTCTGATAAG GTTGGTTCTCGGAAGGGTTTGGATGATGGCAAACACCTCCATGAAATAGCAGTCACATTGCAATCAT ATGTTCGGGGATGGTTGGCCAGGAAGCAATTTAGTCGTCTCAGGTCGATTGTGGAAACCGGCATCGCCATTTCTCAAGTGCAG GCTCTGCCTCTAGATATGCTGGCTTTGATTGTTGGAAAACTCCAAGAGAGGGTGTTAATGGCAAAGGAAACTCTTCAAATCAAGGAAAAAGAGAGTGTGGCGTTGAGAGAGCAATTGGCAGAATATGAGGAACGCATCAATCAGTCGGAAGAAAAGATTAAATCCGCAGAGGATATGTGGGAAAAACGGATTGCATCTCTACAA GATTTGGCAAAGAGTGAGATTCAAAAAATGAAGGAGCAGGTGAAAAGGAAGGTGAGTTTTGAGGATGAGAAGCATGATATTGTAGGAGCTCCAAGTGAGAAGCTGGTGAAGTTGAAACGCATGATGAAGGCGTGGATGAAGGGGAACAAGGTTCGGTTGATAGGCTCGAAGACAAAGATACACTCAGTGGGCCATGGTGAAGCCGATGCTCATCCAAGGAAATGGTGGGGAAACAAAACCAACAGATCGAACAATTAA
- the LOC121790022 gene encoding myosin-2-like isoform X1 has product MLAVAPSCITRSSLEEMLEALQRRDEIEAQTPPDLPPALPRRAVPRTRLPSFKRRLPVAVSFKADETAGRYEIRGEIAGIEETASDKVGSRKGLDDGKHLHEIAVTLQSYVRGWLARKQFSRLRSIVETGIAISQVQALPLDMLALIVGKLQERVLMAKETLQIKEKESVALREQLAEYEERINQSEEKIKSAEDMWEKRIASLQKDLAKSEIQKMKEQVKRKVSFEDEKHDIVGAPSEKLVKLKRMMKAWMKGNKVRLIGSKTKIHSVGHGEADAHPRKWWGNKTNRSNN; this is encoded by the exons ATGCTAGCTGTAGCGCCGAGCTGTATTACTCGTAGCTCGTTGGAGGAGATGCTCGAGGCTCTCCAGCGAAGAGACGAGATCGAAGCTCAGACGCCGCCGGATCTCCCTCCCGCGCTGCCGCGCCGCGCCGTCCCCCGCACTCGCCTCCCTTCCTTTAAGAGACGGCTTCCTGTGGCTGTGAGCTTTAAAGCTGATGAAACCGCAGGGAGATATGAAATTCGTGGCGAAATTGCGGGAATTGAAGAGACTGCTTCTGATAAG GTTGGTTCTCGGAAGGGTTTGGATGATGGCAAACACCTCCATGAAATAGCAGTCACATTGCAATCAT ATGTTCGGGGATGGTTGGCCAGGAAGCAATTTAGTCGTCTCAGGTCGATTGTGGAAACCGGCATCGCCATTTCTCAAGTGCAG GCTCTGCCTCTAGATATGCTGGCTTTGATTGTTGGAAAACTCCAAGAGAGGGTGTTAATGGCAAAGGAAACTCTTCAAATCAAGGAAAAAGAGAGTGTGGCGTTGAGAGAGCAATTGGCAGAATATGAGGAACGCATCAATCAGTCGGAAGAAAAGATTAAATCCGCAGAGGATATGTGGGAAAAACGGATTGCATCTCTACAA AAGGATTTGGCAAAGAGTGAGATTCAAAAAATGAAGGAGCAGGTGAAAAGGAAGGTGAGTTTTGAGGATGAGAAGCATGATATTGTAGGAGCTCCAAGTGAGAAGCTGGTGAAGTTGAAACGCATGATGAAGGCGTGGATGAAGGGGAACAAGGTTCGGTTGATAGGCTCGAAGACAAAGATACACTCAGTGGGCCATGGTGAAGCCGATGCTCATCCAAGGAAATGGTGGGGAAACAAAACCAACAGATCGAACAATTAA